AAAAAGCCGCCCAATGGGCAGCTTTAACTTATCTGATTGATATGCGCTATTTTGCTAGAACCATTGCATTTTGCTCTGCTTCCATAATCGCTTGAGAAGCATATGATTCTGATTTAAGACTGACAAAGTCAGCTAACTTTACATTTTTCATATTGCTTGCAATCATGGTGCTTTGATCAGCGGTGCCATTTAATTTTAATACCGCATCATCTTTAACAGTGGTATATAAACTGCCTGCGGTTGTTTTAATCTTCGCAGTAGCACTTTGTCCCAAAAATAACTGCAAGTATTTTACATCAAAATTATTGCTGGTAACCACAACCGATTGGCCGTAAGCTTCAATTCTTTCTAAATCTTTTACGGTAATGTTTAGTGTTACCTGGCTTGTTTCCATTGAATTGATGAACAAGGTTTTTCCATCAGTTGACACTGAGGTTTTTGCAGCATCGTAATTGCTGGTTCCTGCTACGTTTTGTTTATCACCTTGCGTTAAGATAAGCTTCACGTTACCACTCACCCAGATCCTGTTGAACTTTGATAAAGAAGAAGTTTTTGTTTCTGTTTTAACTGGCTCAGCGGCAAAAGTTGCCATGGCTGATGAAGTAAATACTACTGCTGTTAATGCTGCTGCGAATATTGTTTTTGCTAAAGTTTTCATATCTTTTATATTTTAGGTTTTTGCTATTGTTTTGTTATTAAGACTCAACAAGACATCAAACGTTGCAGACAAAAACCCGGTATTATACCAGCGTTGGTAACCGCTAGACCAACGCCTGTAATTTCTAGACGAACTGTTATTAATTATTAATGGTTAAAACCATGCTTGCTCATATTAAGCTAATCTTCAAGCTTATCGAATTATGATTTCCTATCGGGTTAGAATAACGAATCGCCTAAACATTATTAATCCAACCCTTTACTTGTAAAAGTGAATTCGGAATGATGATCAATTCATGCCACTTTAAAATCATATAAGTTATGCAAGGAAATATATGTTTAAATGACCTTATGTACGGAAGATCTACAATTGAGAGGAAGAGAAAGATTATTAGTTTGAAATTTCCTGTAAAAATCAATTTTTCCACTTGCCAAACAAAAAAGAGAAGAACTTTTGCAAAAAATTACAAGGTTCTCGTCTTGTGGTCTTCCCCGATCAAATGCCGAACTCTTTTGTTGAGGATTTGAAACAATTAGCACTGATGTTTACATTGGAGGACTGATCAATTGTGCATATCAATAAGGTAGTAGATATCACTTTGCTAGTCCAAACGGGATTAAAGTCGAACCAAATCTTTGAAGATTTGGTCAAATTGGCTTCAATAAATCGAAGTCTATCATTGACCAACTATGAACATCAAGCTGATAACCAGCGCAGATCTTCTAAGACTAAATCCAAACGGC
The nucleotide sequence above comes from Pedobacter riviphilus. Encoded proteins:
- a CDS encoding GIN domain-containing protein, which gives rise to MKTLAKTIFAAALTAVVFTSSAMATFAAEPVKTETKTSSLSKFNRIWVSGNVKLILTQGDKQNVAGTSNYDAAKTSVSTDGKTLFINSMETSQVTLNITVKDLERIEAYGQSVVVTSNNFDVKYLQLFLGQSATAKIKTTAGSLYTTVKDDAVLKLNGTADQSTMIASNMKNVKLADFVSLKSESYASQAIMEAEQNAMVLAK